CCTGAACATCCGTGTCTATGGCGAAAAAGGTGGGCTTGAATGGCGACAGATGGAACCCAACACGCTCGTCGTGAAGTGGCTGGACAGGCAGACGCAAATTTTCCGCACGGGCGTGGGGCCGCTTTATCCCGAATCACTGGCGCACACCCGCATTCCGGCGGGGCATCCTGAGGGCTATTTGGAGGCTTTTGCCAACATCTACCGCAATTTCGCGCATTGTGTCCGCGCGCACATTGAGGGCAAAAAGCCCAATCCGCTGTATGCCGATTTTCCGCTCGTGGAAGATGGTGTGCGCGGCATGAGGTTTATCGAAAAAGTCATTGCGAGCGGAAAGAGCAAAAGCAAGTGGGTTCGGTTTTGAGTATTGACGGCATAGGCCCCTCAACGAAAAAGGCGACTCCGACATTCGGAATCGCCTTCTTTCTTGTTTTCTCAACGGCACATTACGCTGCTCCCGGTGCTTTTTTGAACAAACCGCCCACGAGCGAACCCGCGCCGCCGCCTATCAAGGCGGTGATGATGTTCAAAATCATGTTGTCGCCACCGCCGCCGCCCATGACGGCTGACACGATGAGCGGAAGCACGTTGCCTCCGACAGCGCCGGAAAGCAGATTGCCGACCATGCCGAGGCCGTTCTTTTTGAGCATATTGCCCAAATAGCCACCGCCAGCGCCGAGTAATGTGTTGAGAAGGTAAGGTAGAACCTGTTCCATTTTGTCCTGATGTTTGTGAAAGATGAAAGTTGCTTTTCGTGGGGCGAAACTATGTAATTGTTTGGTAAAAAAACCAAATCATCGTCAACTATATTTTTTAACAGCGACTTTAAAGCATTTAATTCTATTTGCTCGGCTTGGGTGGCGACTTTCTGTTTTTGAGATTTTTTTGGCGATTGCCACCCTTCACGCGCTTTTCTCGTCTGCACAATGATTCTAATCATCGCAACAACTGACAAAACCCTTGCAGAATTTTTGTTGGCGTTTGGCGAACAGCTTCTACATTTGCCGTGTTTAGATTTTGACTAAATTATTGGCCTTAACCAAGCCCCTTTCTAAGATGCAGCGCCGTTACCGCACCGTTCCTGACCTGAAACAAAACGAAAGCGCCCTCACGCTTGCCTTCACCGACCCCACGTTGGCGGGAAAATTAACCGCCATGGGGGTACTGCCTGGCGTACGCATTGAGTTGGTACGCCCCGCACCTTTTGGCGAAGCCTATTATGTAAAAGTTGATGGTGTCCGCTTAGCGCTCCGTGAAGAGGAGGCCGCGAGCATTTTATTGGAAGCATGAAAGAAGCACGCGGCAAAGTCCCGAAGATAGCACTCATTGGCAACCCGAACAGCGGCAAATCCACGGTTTTCAACCAACTGACCGGGCTGCGTCAAAAAACTGGCAATTTTCCCGGGGTGACGGTGGAAGTGAAGGAAGGTCGTTTGCGCTTCCCCAGCGGAGCGGAGGCGCTCTTGATTGACCTGCCCGGCACTTACAGCTTGCACCCCACCTCTTCCGACGAGAAAATCGTCACGACCGTGCTCACCAATCCCAAGGATGATTTTTACCCTGACGCACTGGTCTATGTGGCCGACGTGACACACTTGGAGAAGCATTTGCTGTTGTTTACGCAGCTGCTTGACTTGGGCTTGCCGATGCTTATGGCGCTCAATATGGCCGATACTGCCGCTGAAGCAGGCATCAAAGTGAACACTGGCAAATTGGCCGAACGCTTTGGGGTGCCGGTGGTCTCCATCAGTGGGCGCACAGGCGAGAACATCCAGAAGTTGTTGCTCGATTTGGAAAAATTGCTGAACGGCGACGGGCACCACCGACGCCCCACATCGGCATTTTATCCTTTGCGGGAGGTCGAAAAACAGGTGGCCGATGCGGCACAGCTCAATGTTGCGACGGGTAGCCCCTATCACGCCTTGTTGCTGGCCCATCATCACGCTTGGTTGCCTTTTTTGCAAAAACAGGAACGTGAGACATTGGCCGCCATCGTGCAGACCAAAGATTTCCAGTCCTTGCGGGTGCAGGTGGACGAAACCCTCGACCGCTTCGACCGCTTCACGCCCATCGTGCGGCAGACGGTGTCGCAACCTTCCGTCGAGCCCACCACTTTTACTGACCGTATTGACACCATCCTGACGCACCGTTGGTTTGGGCCACTTATCTTTTTTGGCGTGATGCTGCTGGTCTTTATGGCGATATTTTTTGGATACGACATCACGGGCGGCTGGGTGGAAAGCGGCATTGGCGTAGTGATAGATGCCATTAGCGGGGGTTTGAGAGAAAATTGGTTCACCGACTTGCTGACCAAAGGGGTATTGCCGGGCTTGCAGGGCATCTTGGTTTTTGTGCCTCAAATCGCGCTGCTTTTTCTGCTCATCACCATTTTGGAAGAAGTGGGCTACATGGCGCGGGCGGTATTTATTTTTGATAAAACCATGCGCCGCTTTGGCATGAACGGGCGGAGCATCGTGGCGCTCATTGGCGGTGGTGCTTGCGCGGTGCCAGCCATCATGGGCACACGCACCATCAGCAACTGGAAAGAGCGGCTCATCACGGTAATGGTGACGCCATTCATCAGTTGCAGCGCACGCATCCCGGTCTATCTGGTGCTCATCCCGGTGGCTTTGCCCCACAGCAGCTGGTGGACCAAGTCGCTCGTGTTTGGTGGGATGTATTTCTTCGGGCTGCTCGCCGCCTTGGGGGCTGCCTACACATTCAAGAAGCTCTTGCGGACCAGCGACCCTTCCTATCTCGCGCTGGAGCTCCCCGTCTATCGGATGCCCCACTGGAAAAACGTGTGGCTCACGGTGTGGGAAAAAGTCAAAGCCTTTATCAGCGGCGCAGGCAAAATCATTCTCTATATCTCTGTCATCTTGTGGATTTTAGGCAACACGGGGCCGTCCGGCGCTTTGGATAACGCCGAGGCGCAGGTGAAGGCCACCGCTACGGCAGAGATATCGCAAGACTCGCTCGACGACTTGGTGGCTGCCAAAAGGCTGGAAGCCTCGTTCGCGGGCATGGTGGGCAAGGCTATAGAACCACTCATCGCGCCGCTTGGCTACGATTGGAAAATCGGCATTGCCTTGCTCTCTTCATTTGCGGCAAGAGAGGTGTTCAATGGCACGATGTACACCATTTACAGCCTTGAGAGCGTGGGCAGGGTGGAGGAGGAGGAAGCCGCCAACCAACGTCCTTTTGAGCGTTATAGCCGTTTGCGAAGGCAAATGCGAGAGGATACTTTTAGGGACGGACGGCCTGTCTATACTTTGGCGACAGGCATCTCGCTGCTGGTTTTTTACGCGCTGGCGATGCAGTGCATGAGCACTCTGGCTGTGGTGCGCCGCGAGACGGGCAGCTGGAAATGGCCTTTGTTCCAGTTCTTCTTCATGAGTGGGCTGGCCTATCTGTGCGCGTGGGTGGCGTTTACGGTGTTGTCAAGATAAATCATGCAGCATCCCCCCCCACTTTGGGTTTGCCCTTGCCCCTTCTTCTTCGTCGCCTTCTTTGCGATTTTTCACCTTCGCCCGGAGGCTTTTTATCGGTCTCTTGTTTTCCCGTGCTGACAGGTTTCGCCTTCTGTGGCTTGCGGCGCGAGCGATGGCGGTCGCGCTCCTCGCCTGAGCCGATATGTGGCGGCACGGGGATTTTCGGCACCTCGTTGCCAATCAATTTTTCGATGCGCTTGAAGCGCACCAAGTCTGCGTGAGAGACCAAGGTGAGGGCGGCGCCCTTGCGGGCGGCGCGGGCCGTGCGACCGATGCGGTGCACATAGTCCTCTGCGTCGCGCGGCACGTCGTAGTTCACCACGAGGTCAATGCCGTCAATGTCAATGCCTCGGCTGAGCACGTCGGTGGCGACGAGAATGTCGGTTTGGCGGTTGCGGAAGGCGAGCATCACCTGTTCGCGCTCTTCCTGCTCGAGGTCGCTGCTGATTCGGGCAATTGGCAGCCCTCGGCTTTTCAATTGCTGGTAGAGTTGGCCGACGGCGATTTTGCTCGAGCAGAATATTAAGATGCGCTGACCCGTGCGGTCTTTCAGAATATCGGCTATCAGCGGCAATTTCTGGCGGTCGTTCACCATGTAGGCTCCCTGGCTGACCCCCTCGGCGGGTTTCGACAGGGCAATGCTGACGGTGACGGGGTTGCGTAAGAGGGTTTTGGCCAATTTCATCACCCCTTGTGGCATGGTGGCGGAAAAGAGCAGGCTCTGCCGTTGGGGATTGAGTGTTTTGATGATTTTGGTGAGGTCGGGCATGAAACCCATGTCGAGCATTCTGTCGGCCTCGTCAAGCACGAGAAAGCGCAGACGCGAAAAATTGACGTAGCCCAAATTGATATGCGCAAGCAGCCGTCCCGGCGTGGCGATGATGATGTCGGTGCCGCTTGTGATGGCCTCTTTGCCTTGCGCAAAATCTTTCCCGCCGCCGCCGCCATAGACGGCAATGGAGGAGATGTCGGTGAAATAGGAATACGCGGCAATGGCTTGGTCAATCTGCATGGCCAGCTCGCGGGTCGGCACGATGATGAGCGCCTGCGTATAGTTGGCCTCGTTCGATTCCAATATCTTGTGGATGATGGGCAGCACGAAGGCGGCTGTTTTCCCAGTGCCCGTCTGCGCGATGCCGATAAGGTCTTTGCCCTCTAAAATCACGGGAATAGCTTTCGCCTGTATGGGGGTAGCAGTTTTAAAATTGAGGGCCTCTATGCCGTCGAGCAAGTCGGGGTCGAATCCAAATTCAGTAAAATCCAATGAGTGGTTGTTTTTTGACTCGTTGCGGTGGAGGGCTTTCCCTTCACTCAAAGGCCTTCACCGCAACGAGTCTTTTGTTAATGGATAAATTTAGGCACAAAGGTAAGTCGCTTCAAGGGCTTTGAGCCGCGAAGGGGCGGCGGGTTTTATTTCTGATAATCAACAACTTTGTAAAAACTTAGCCAGCCTTAAAAACGATAGTTTTCCTATCAAAAGCGTTTGTCAGGTTCTGGAACACGTTCATTGAATGTTTGCGTAGAGTTGAGGTAAATGATTGTATGCGTGCATAGTGCTGCGCCCCTTTAAAGGTTTGGAAATTGGTGGCGACCTTTTGTTTGGTCTTCAGGCAACGGATGTCGCGCTCGGCTTGGTTGTTGGTGAACGGCACGTTTTGCTCAAAGGCAAAGGCAAGCCACTCGTCCCGGTGCTTGACCAGGCGATTGAGCAGGTTGCGTCCCTTCGAGTTTTTGGGCTTTCCTCTTTTGCCCTGTTTGGGGGGCGGCTCTTCCCTGTCGGCCGATTGGCAGATTTGCTCGAAGTGGTGCCGCCAGGTTTGAGGGTCGGCCACCGACCCGGTGCCCTTTTGGCTGGCTTGGTAGAGTTGCAGGACAAACTGGTGCATTTGGGAGGCCCATTTTGAGCCGTTTTCCGCCAGATTGGTCAGTTCCCGGAGCAGGTGCGCGCCACAGAGGGCGTGCTTGCACTGTTGAAAGTCAAAATAACTGGCCCAGCAGTCGTGCACGGCCCGCTTGGTGAAGTCCTTGAGCAGCGAGGCTTCGGATTCGAGCGCCTCCTTGCCCCGTTTTTTGTGGACGAACAGGTGGGTGAACAGCGCGGTCGAGGCGACGTGGAACCAGTGGAGTTTTTTCTCCACCCGCATGCCCGTTTCATCAAAATGAACCACATCGGAGGCCAAAACCGCCGTTTTGATTTGTTCCTCAATCGGCTCAAGGGCTTGGTACATGCCAGCGTTGGCCGTCAGGGCGGTGCTTTCGTTGAACGAACAGCCCCACAGGTCGCCCATGAGTTGCTCGATTTTCTCCAGCGGCAGTTTGTAGTCGTTGTTCAACAGGACGCTCAGCGCCTTGATCCGGGAACCGTACTGCACAGGCTGGCCTACCTCGGGCGGAAAACAGCCCCAAT
This genomic interval from Saprospiraceae bacterium contains the following:
- a CDS encoding IS66 family transposase, which translates into the protein MELSNDISVLKDLVMVLLAKVEALESENAALRAEVAELRSRLKMNSKNSHKPPSSDGLSKKPGLPKEPPKKSGGQLGHKGKTLKMVDTVDHVVVHHATSCSCCSKDFSTADVVEVAQKRQVFDIPAPRMEVTEHQLGVAVCCGRQHWGCFPPEVGQPVQYGSRIKALSVLLNNDYKLPLEKIEQLMGDLWGCSFNESTALTANAGMYQALEPIEEQIKTAVLASDVVHFDETGMRVEKKLHWFHVASTALFTHLFVHKKRGKEALESEASLLKDFTKRAVHDCWASYFDFQQCKHALCGAHLLRELTNLAENGSKWASQMHQFVLQLYQASQKGTGSVADPQTWRHHFEQICQSADREEPPPKQGKRGKPKNSKGRNLLNRLVKHRDEWLAFAFEQNVPFTNNQAERDIRCLKTKQKVATNFQTFKGAQHYARIQSFTSTLRKHSMNVFQNLTNAFDRKTIVFKAG
- a CDS encoding ferrous iron transport protein A produces the protein MQRRYRTVPDLKQNESALTLAFTDPTLAGKLTAMGVLPGVRIELVRPAPFGEAYYVKVDGVRLALREEEAASILLEA
- the feoB gene encoding ferrous iron transport protein B, which translates into the protein MKEARGKVPKIALIGNPNSGKSTVFNQLTGLRQKTGNFPGVTVEVKEGRLRFPSGAEALLIDLPGTYSLHPTSSDEKIVTTVLTNPKDDFYPDALVYVADVTHLEKHLLLFTQLLDLGLPMLMALNMADTAAEAGIKVNTGKLAERFGVPVVSISGRTGENIQKLLLDLEKLLNGDGHHRRPTSAFYPLREVEKQVADAAQLNVATGSPYHALLLAHHHAWLPFLQKQERETLAAIVQTKDFQSLRVQVDETLDRFDRFTPIVRQTVSQPSVEPTTFTDRIDTILTHRWFGPLIFFGVMLLVFMAIFFGYDITGGWVESGIGVVIDAISGGLRENWFTDLLTKGVLPGLQGILVFVPQIALLFLLITILEEVGYMARAVFIFDKTMRRFGMNGRSIVALIGGGACAVPAIMGTRTISNWKERLITVMVTPFISCSARIPVYLVLIPVALPHSSWWTKSLVFGGMYFFGLLAALGAAYTFKKLLRTSDPSYLALELPVYRMPHWKNVWLTVWEKVKAFISGAGKIILYISVILWILGNTGPSGALDNAEAQVKATATAEISQDSLDDLVAAKRLEASFAGMVGKAIEPLIAPLGYDWKIGIALLSSFAAREVFNGTMYTIYSLESVGRVEEEEAANQRPFERYSRLRRQMREDTFRDGRPVYTLATGISLLVFYALAMQCMSTLAVVRRETGSWKWPLFQFFFMSGLAYLCAWVAFTVLSR
- a CDS encoding DEAD/DEAH box helicase, with product MDFTEFGFDPDLLDGIEALNFKTATPIQAKAIPVILEGKDLIGIAQTGTGKTAAFVLPIIHKILESNEANYTQALIIVPTRELAMQIDQAIAAYSYFTDISSIAVYGGGGGKDFAQGKEAITSGTDIIIATPGRLLAHINLGYVNFSRLRFLVLDEADRMLDMGFMPDLTKIIKTLNPQRQSLLFSATMPQGVMKLAKTLLRNPVTVSIALSKPAEGVSQGAYMVNDRQKLPLIADILKDRTGQRILIFCSSKIAVGQLYQQLKSRGLPIARISSDLEQEEREQVMLAFRNRQTDILVATDVLSRGIDIDGIDLVVNYDVPRDAEDYVHRIGRTARAARKGAALTLVSHADLVRFKRIEKLIGNEVPKIPVPPHIGSGEERDRHRSRRKPQKAKPVSTGKQETDKKPPGEGEKSQRRRRRRRGKGKPKVGGDAA